A region of Micromonospora chokoriensis DNA encodes the following proteins:
- a CDS encoding SAM hydrolase/SAM-dependent halogenase family protein, which produces MSATPWISLTTDYGLTDGFVAACHGVIARLAPAVRVIDVTHLVPPADVRRGAAVLAQTVPHLPVGVHVAVVDPGVGTARRGVALATPGGLLVGPDNGLLPDAAAALGGVTAAVQLTEPRWLADQVSRTFHGRDVFAPAAARLALGAPLAEAGPPVDPADLVRLPTPTLTVDDEGFTAEVSTVDHFGNVQLAAPARLLDPLPATLRVGPPGAEPSRPAVRGRTFADAPADGLVVYVDSADLVAVAVNGGRAVDLLRVAPGDVLRVSR; this is translated from the coding sequence ATGTCCGCCACGCCCTGGATCTCCCTGACCACCGACTACGGTCTCACCGACGGCTTCGTGGCCGCCTGCCACGGGGTGATCGCCCGGCTCGCGCCGGCCGTCCGGGTCATCGACGTGACCCATCTGGTGCCACCGGCGGACGTCCGTCGGGGCGCGGCGGTGCTGGCGCAGACGGTGCCGCACCTGCCCGTCGGCGTGCACGTGGCGGTGGTCGACCCGGGGGTGGGTACCGCCCGACGGGGAGTCGCGCTGGCCACCCCCGGTGGGTTGCTGGTCGGCCCCGACAACGGACTGCTGCCGGATGCCGCCGCCGCTCTCGGCGGGGTGACCGCCGCGGTGCAGCTGACCGAGCCGCGCTGGCTGGCCGATCAGGTGTCCCGCACGTTCCACGGGCGGGACGTCTTCGCGCCGGCGGCGGCCCGGCTGGCCCTCGGCGCGCCGCTGGCCGAGGCGGGTCCCCCGGTCGATCCGGCGGACCTGGTCCGGCTGCCGACGCCGACGTTGACCGTGGACGACGAGGGCTTCACCGCCGAGGTGTCGACTGTGGACCATTTCGGCAATGTCCAGTTGGCCGCACCAGCGCGCCTGCTCGACCCGCTTCCGGCGACGCTGCGGGTCGGGCCGCCCGGTGCGGAGCCGTCCCGACCGGCCGTGCGGGGCCGGACCTTCGCCGACGCCCCGGCCGATGGTCTGGTGGTGTACGTCGACTCGGCTGATCTGGTGGCGGTCGCGGTCAACGGCGGGAGGGCGGTGGACCTCCTCCGGGTGGCCCCGGGTGACGTCCTGCGGGTTTCCCGCTGA
- a CDS encoding Na+/H+ antiporter subunit A → MLVLLVLHLAAALAAPLLVRWWGSSACYPLALAPAAAFCWAVARTPDVADGGAVVETYPWIQQLGLDIALRLTTLSWLMTLLIGGVGALVLVYSARYFSTGSTGMAQFAGVLVAFAGAMLVLVFADDLLLLYVGWELTTIFSYLLIGHSTERRSSRWAAAQALTVTTLGGLAMLVGFIMLGEHAGTYRWSEITSHALPGGGYLVGAVLLILTGALSKSAVLPFNSWLPVAMAAPTPVSAYLHAAAMVKGGVYLVGLLAPVLATVGPWRPVVQVAGVATMLVGGWAALRQTDLKLLLAYGTVSQLGLLIAVTGSGTPDAALAGVAMLLAHALFKAALFLVVGIIDHGAGTRDLRELTGLRRWSRPLFVVAVLAAASMAGVPPLVGFVSKEAVFAAFTDQPVLLTGLVAGTVLTVAYSARFLWGAFADRPGVEPVRPGRVAASMLVPPAVLAGTGLLAGPAASVLDDLLRPYADLLGGVHAHLALWSGPTPALGLSVVALVGGGLLFALRGPFAPVLARLRAPVGGNQGYEWIVGRFDRLAIEVTGATQRGSLPQYLGVILVSLVLVPGTAMLFAGPWRARLPLWDSPLQPVVVVVIAVAAVLAVGARRRLTAMLLVGMTGYGTAMLFVLHGAPDLALTQFLVETATIAVFVLVLRRLPERFSARPLRRTRWVRRLIGVAVGVVAAGLALMAAGARRAPNISAVFPDLSVIHGYGRNVVNVTLVDIRAWDTMGELAVLVVAATGVASLIFERSRTGPRPRRPESDQRLSESGRSVWLRGGPTLYEERRSIVLEVVIRLIFHTVVLFSLFLLFSGHNAPGGGFAGGLVAGLALVVRYLAGGRYELTEAAPIGAGPILGAGLAVSAGSGVVALLAGGAVLESARLDQTLPLVGDTHLVTSLFFDIGVYLVVIGLVLDILRSLGAEVDRHIEATGEATGGLAVDKGDRP, encoded by the coding sequence GTGCTGGTACTGCTCGTCCTCCACCTCGCGGCGGCTCTCGCCGCACCGCTGCTCGTCCGGTGGTGGGGTTCCAGCGCCTGCTACCCGCTGGCGCTGGCGCCGGCCGCCGCGTTCTGCTGGGCGGTCGCGCGCACCCCGGACGTCGCCGACGGCGGGGCGGTGGTCGAGACGTACCCGTGGATCCAGCAGTTGGGTCTGGACATCGCGCTACGGCTCACCACGCTGTCCTGGCTGATGACACTGCTGATCGGCGGCGTCGGCGCGCTGGTCCTGGTCTACAGCGCCCGCTACTTCAGCACCGGCTCCACCGGGATGGCGCAGTTCGCCGGGGTCCTGGTGGCCTTCGCCGGCGCGATGCTCGTCCTGGTGTTCGCCGACGACCTGCTGCTGCTCTACGTCGGTTGGGAGCTGACCACGATCTTCTCGTACCTGCTGATCGGGCACAGCACCGAACGGCGTTCCAGCAGGTGGGCGGCGGCGCAGGCGTTGACGGTCACCACGCTGGGCGGGCTCGCCATGCTGGTCGGGTTCATCATGCTGGGTGAGCACGCCGGCACGTACCGGTGGTCGGAGATCACCTCCCACGCGCTGCCCGGCGGCGGGTACCTGGTCGGGGCCGTGCTGCTGATCCTGACCGGTGCGCTGTCCAAGTCGGCGGTGCTGCCGTTCAACTCGTGGCTGCCGGTCGCGATGGCGGCCCCCACGCCGGTCAGCGCCTACCTGCACGCCGCCGCGATGGTCAAGGGCGGCGTCTACCTGGTGGGGTTGCTCGCGCCGGTGCTCGCCACGGTCGGCCCGTGGCGGCCGGTGGTGCAGGTCGCCGGCGTGGCGACGATGCTCGTCGGCGGTTGGGCGGCGCTGCGGCAGACCGATCTGAAGCTGCTGCTGGCGTACGGGACGGTCAGCCAGCTCGGTCTGCTGATCGCGGTCACCGGGTCGGGTACCCCGGACGCGGCCCTGGCCGGCGTGGCGATGCTGCTGGCGCACGCGCTGTTCAAGGCGGCGCTGTTCCTGGTCGTCGGCATCATCGACCACGGCGCCGGCACCCGTGACCTGCGCGAGTTGACCGGGCTGCGGCGCTGGTCCCGGCCGCTGTTCGTGGTGGCGGTGCTGGCCGCGGCATCGATGGCCGGTGTGCCGCCGCTGGTCGGCTTCGTGTCCAAGGAGGCCGTGTTCGCGGCGTTCACCGATCAGCCGGTGCTCCTCACCGGTCTGGTGGCCGGGACGGTGCTCACCGTCGCGTACAGCGCACGCTTCCTCTGGGGCGCGTTCGCCGACCGCCCGGGTGTGGAGCCGGTCCGACCGGGACGGGTCGCCGCGTCGATGCTGGTACCGCCGGCGGTGCTCGCCGGGACAGGTCTGCTCGCCGGTCCGGCCGCGAGCGTGCTGGACGACCTGCTGCGTCCGTACGCCGATCTGCTCGGTGGGGTGCACGCGCACCTGGCGCTCTGGTCCGGGCCGACGCCGGCGCTCGGTCTGTCGGTGGTGGCGCTCGTCGGCGGTGGCCTGCTCTTCGCCCTGCGCGGGCCGTTCGCCCCCGTGCTGGCGCGGCTGCGCGCGCCGGTGGGCGGCAACCAGGGGTACGAGTGGATCGTGGGTCGGTTCGACCGGCTGGCCATCGAGGTCACCGGCGCGACCCAGCGGGGTTCCCTGCCCCAGTATCTGGGCGTCATCCTGGTCTCCCTCGTGTTGGTGCCCGGCACGGCGATGCTCTTCGCCGGCCCGTGGCGGGCGCGGCTCCCGCTCTGGGACAGCCCGCTGCAACCGGTGGTCGTCGTGGTGATCGCGGTCGCCGCGGTGCTGGCGGTCGGCGCCCGTCGCCGCCTGACCGCGATGCTGCTGGTGGGGATGACCGGCTACGGCACCGCGATGCTGTTCGTGCTGCACGGGGCACCCGACCTGGCGCTCACCCAGTTCCTGGTGGAGACCGCGACGATAGCGGTCTTCGTGCTGGTGCTGCGTCGGCTGCCGGAGCGGTTCTCGGCCCGCCCGCTGCGCCGTACCCGTTGGGTCCGCCGGTTGATCGGGGTGGCGGTGGGTGTGGTGGCCGCCGGGCTGGCCCTCATGGCCGCCGGTGCCCGCCGGGCACCGAACATCTCCGCCGTCTTCCCGGACCTGTCGGTCATTCATGGGTACGGCCGCAACGTGGTCAACGTGACCCTGGTCGACATCCGGGCCTGGGACACCATGGGGGAGTTGGCGGTGCTGGTGGTGGCCGCGACCGGGGTGGCCAGCCTGATCTTCGAACGGTCCCGCACCGGGCCGCGTCCGCGCCGTCCGGAGTCGGACCAGCGGCTGAGCGAGTCCGGCCGGTCGGTGTGGCTGCGCGGTGGCCCCACCCTCTACGAGGAGCGCCGCTCCATCGTGTTGGAGGTGGTCATCCGGCTGATCTTCCACACCGTTGTGCTGTTCTCCCTCTTCCTGCTCTTCTCCGGGCACAACGCGCCGGGCGGTGGTTTCGCCGGTGGTCTGGTGGCGGGTCTCGCCCTGGTGGTGCGGTATCTGGCGGGTGGCCGGTACGAGTTGACCGAGGCTGCTCCGATCGGCGCCGGCCCGATCCTCGGTGCCGGGCTGGCCGTGTCGGCGGGCAGTGGGGTGGTGGCGTTGCTGGCCGGTGGCGCGGTGCTGGAGAGCGCCAGGCTCGACCAGACCCTGCCGCTGGTCGGCGACACCCACCTGGTGACGTCTCTCTTCTTCGACATCGGCGTGTACCTGGTCGTGATCGGGTTGGTGCTGGACATCCTTCGCAGCCTCGGCGCGGAGGTGGACCGGCACATCGAGGCCACCGGGGAGGCGACCGGTGGCCTGGCCGTCGACAAGGGGGACCGGCCGTGA
- a CDS encoding DNA-formamidopyrimidine glycosylase family protein, whose protein sequence is MPEGDTVWNTARVLHRALAGARITSSDFRVPQLATTDLSGWTVRESASRGKHLLLRLSAPDEAPWTLHSHLRMDGAWRAYAPGERWNGRPAHLIRVVLRSPGAVAVGYHLHEMALVPTAEEDGLVGHLGPDLLGPDWDPAEAVRRLADHPEQTIGEALLDQRNLAGVGNLYKCEVLFLRGVSPWTPVDAVPDLPGMVTLAQRLLAANRGRWTQSSTGSLHRGQTSYVYGRRAQPCRRCGTAIRKEELGDRVTYWCPVCQPERPGPPTPG, encoded by the coding sequence GTGCCCGAAGGAGACACCGTCTGGAACACCGCCCGCGTGCTGCACCGCGCGCTCGCCGGTGCGCGGATCACCAGCAGTGACTTCCGTGTGCCGCAGCTCGCGACCACCGACCTCAGCGGCTGGACCGTGCGCGAGTCGGCCAGCCGGGGCAAGCACCTGCTGCTGCGCCTCAGCGCCCCCGACGAGGCTCCCTGGACCCTGCACTCACATCTCAGGATGGACGGCGCCTGGCGGGCGTACGCGCCGGGGGAACGCTGGAACGGGCGGCCCGCGCACCTGATCCGGGTGGTGCTGCGCAGCCCCGGTGCCGTCGCGGTCGGCTACCACCTGCACGAGATGGCCCTGGTGCCGACCGCCGAGGAGGACGGGCTGGTCGGTCACCTCGGGCCCGATCTGCTCGGCCCGGACTGGGATCCGGCCGAGGCCGTCCGCCGGCTCGCCGACCACCCGGAGCAGACCATCGGCGAGGCGCTGCTCGACCAACGCAACCTGGCCGGGGTGGGCAACCTCTACAAGTGCGAGGTGCTGTTCCTGCGGGGTGTGTCGCCCTGGACGCCGGTCGACGCGGTGCCGGACCTGCCCGGCATGGTGACCCTGGCGCAGCGGCTGCTCGCCGCCAACCGTGGCCGGTGGACGCAGAGCAGCACCGGCTCGTTGCACCGGGGGCAGACCAGCTACGTGTACGGTCGCCGCGCCCAGCCCTGCCGCCGCTGCGGCACCGCGATCCGCAAGGAGGAGCTGGGCGACCGGGTCACCTACTGGTGCCCGGTGTGCCAACCCGAACGCCCCGGCCCACCCACTCCGGGCTGA
- a CDS encoding CPCC family cysteine-rich protein has product MGEQVVPVGCPCCASRTGGGTCPVCFWTDDGQTDADADAVRGGPNGDLSLSHARLNYAVYGASHPRYQDMVRQARPDERP; this is encoded by the coding sequence GTGGGTGAACAAGTGGTTCCCGTGGGTTGTCCCTGCTGCGCCTCACGGACCGGCGGGGGGACCTGCCCGGTCTGCTTCTGGACCGACGACGGCCAGACCGACGCCGACGCCGACGCGGTCCGGGGCGGCCCGAACGGCGACCTGAGCCTTTCGCACGCCCGACTCAACTACGCCGTCTACGGCGCCAGCCACCCGCGCTACCAGGACATGGTGCGGCAGGCCCGCCCCGACGAGCGCCCCTGA
- a CDS encoding ATP-dependent helicase, with protein MDVVPAGHDGPVTGADADTGAVLAGFGAATRAWFDAAFAAPTAAQTGAWRSIAAGRNALVVAPTGSGKTLAAFLWSLDRLSREPAPAEARQRCRVLYVSPLKALAVDVERNLRAPLAGIRQAATRLGVAPPDITVGMRTGDTPADERRAFARTPPDILITTPESLFLLLTSAARDSLRGVQTVIVDEVHAVAGSKRGAHLALSLERLDELLPAPAQRIGLSATVRPIDACAQFLGGARPVDVVQPATPKTIEVSVQVPVEDMTRLDEQEQPPEDDLGGPGPRRASIWPAVEERVFTLIGQHRSTIVFTNSRRSAERLCARLNELAAEEATEGANGVPKGLSADDDLAVDRDPASGAQRWGGPAGPVRNRPPAEVTAQSGEATGAAPVIARAHHGSVSREERKHIEEALKSGQLPAVVATSSLELGIDMGAVDLVVQIEAPPSVAAGLQRVGRAGHQVGAVSRGVVFPKHRGDLLSCAVVAERMTDGAIEELHYPRNPLDVLAQQIVAMVALEPWPLGDLAVLVRRAAPFAELPDSALHAVLDMLSGRYPSTAFAELRPRLVWDRATDLLTGRPGAQRLAVTSGGTIPDRGLFGVFLAGAERAARVGELDEEMVYESRVGDVFLLGSSSWRIEEITPDRVLVSPAPGQAARMPFWKGDQLGRPVELGRAIGARVRTLLRQSDEAALAALREGGLDDWAAGNLMAYLRDQREATRSLPDDRTIVVERFRDELGDWRLAVHSVLGARVNGPWALAVGRRLAERYGVDAQVMPSDDGIVVRLPDTADEPPGADVVVFEPDEIAQLVEESVGTSALFAARFRECAARSLLLPRRDPRRRQPLWQQRQRAAQLLDVAREYADFPVTLEAARECLQDVFDQPALAGLMRDLANRKVRLVEVETSAPSPFARSLLFGYVGAFLYEGDAPLAERRAAALALDSTLLGELLGRVDLRELLDPAVLTETDRQLRWLTEQRRPRDAEDVVELLRVLGDLSDAELTERGVPEAWLTELEATRRVLRVRIAAEQRWVGVEDAARLRDALGVALPVGVAEAYLAPVADPLGDLVARYARTHGPFAAASCAARFGLGVFVVEQALRRLGATGRVVSGEFTPDSAGAQWCDAEVLRMLRRRSLAALRREIEPVPPRALATFLPRWQQVGSSGRGVEALAATVEQLQGAAVPASALERLVLPGRVADYSPAQLDELCASGEVLWAGSGAISGGDGWVTLAYADAAPLLLPPPDEALTRTPLHDAVLDALGDGQALFFRALADRVGSTDDAALTTVIWDLVWAGHLTNDTLAPLRAVLGAGGAHRSRPSAPRTRYRRPGRVALPSRSGPPTVAGRWSRLPERDVDPTRRAAALADVLLERHGVVTRGAVMAEQVVGGFSAVYPVLSALEERGAARRGYFVEGLGAAQFAVPGAVDRLRALADPTDGARGRGAPASVLAATDPANPYGAALPWPDRVLDSGDGAAPATGHRAGRKAGALVVQVGGDLVLYVERGGRTLLSFSDDADALAAAGKALADAVHSGALGAMSVERADGEAVHSSPLRDALTAAGFRATPRGLRLRG; from the coding sequence GTGGATGTCGTACCGGCGGGGCACGATGGACCGGTGACCGGGGCAGACGCAGACACCGGCGCGGTGCTGGCCGGGTTCGGCGCGGCGACCCGCGCCTGGTTCGACGCCGCCTTCGCCGCGCCCACCGCCGCCCAGACCGGCGCCTGGCGGTCGATCGCCGCCGGCCGCAACGCCCTCGTGGTGGCACCCACCGGCTCGGGCAAGACGCTCGCGGCCTTCCTCTGGTCACTGGACCGACTGTCCCGTGAGCCAGCGCCGGCCGAGGCACGCCAGCGGTGCCGCGTGCTCTACGTGAGCCCGCTCAAGGCCCTCGCCGTCGACGTGGAGCGCAACCTGCGCGCACCCCTCGCCGGCATCCGCCAGGCGGCCACCCGGCTGGGGGTCGCGCCACCCGACATCACCGTCGGCATGCGCACCGGCGACACACCGGCCGACGAGCGACGGGCCTTCGCCCGCACCCCACCGGACATCCTCATCACCACACCCGAGTCGCTGTTCCTGCTGCTCACGTCCGCGGCCCGCGACTCGCTGCGCGGCGTCCAGACGGTGATCGTCGACGAGGTGCACGCGGTGGCCGGCAGCAAACGTGGCGCCCACCTCGCTCTCTCCCTCGAACGCCTCGACGAGCTGCTGCCCGCCCCGGCGCAACGCATCGGCCTCTCCGCCACCGTCCGGCCGATCGACGCCTGCGCGCAGTTCCTCGGCGGTGCCCGCCCGGTCGACGTGGTGCAGCCGGCCACCCCGAAGACCATCGAGGTCAGCGTCCAGGTCCCGGTGGAGGACATGACCCGCCTCGACGAGCAGGAGCAGCCACCGGAGGACGACCTCGGCGGCCCCGGGCCACGGCGCGCCTCGATCTGGCCGGCCGTCGAGGAACGGGTCTTCACCCTCATCGGGCAGCACCGCTCGACAATCGTCTTCACCAACTCCCGCCGCAGCGCCGAGCGCCTCTGCGCCCGGCTCAACGAGCTGGCCGCCGAAGAGGCGACCGAGGGCGCGAACGGCGTACCGAAAGGGTTGTCGGCCGACGACGACCTGGCGGTCGACCGCGACCCGGCGTCCGGGGCGCAGCGGTGGGGTGGGCCCGCGGGCCCGGTGCGCAACCGGCCACCGGCCGAGGTGACGGCCCAGTCCGGCGAGGCCACCGGCGCGGCGCCGGTGATCGCCCGCGCCCACCACGGCAGCGTCTCCCGCGAGGAGCGCAAGCACATCGAGGAGGCGCTCAAGTCCGGCCAGTTGCCGGCGGTGGTGGCCACCTCCAGCCTGGAGCTGGGCATCGACATGGGCGCGGTCGACCTGGTGGTGCAGATCGAGGCGCCACCGAGCGTGGCCGCCGGTCTGCAACGGGTCGGCCGGGCCGGGCACCAGGTGGGGGCGGTCTCCCGTGGGGTGGTCTTCCCGAAGCACCGCGGCGACCTGCTGTCCTGCGCGGTGGTCGCCGAGCGGATGACCGACGGCGCGATCGAGGAGCTGCACTACCCGCGCAACCCCCTGGACGTGCTGGCCCAGCAGATCGTCGCGATGGTGGCGTTGGAGCCGTGGCCGCTCGGCGACCTGGCCGTGCTGGTCCGCCGGGCCGCGCCCTTCGCCGAGCTGCCCGACTCCGCGTTGCACGCCGTTCTGGACATGCTCTCCGGCCGCTACCCGTCCACCGCGTTCGCCGAGCTCCGTCCCCGACTGGTGTGGGACCGGGCCACCGACCTGCTCACCGGCCGCCCCGGCGCGCAGCGACTCGCGGTCACCAGCGGCGGCACCATCCCGGACCGGGGCCTGTTCGGGGTCTTCCTGGCCGGCGCGGAGCGGGCCGCCCGCGTCGGTGAGCTGGACGAGGAGATGGTCTACGAGTCGCGGGTCGGCGACGTCTTCCTGCTCGGCTCCTCCTCCTGGCGCATCGAGGAGATCACGCCGGACCGGGTGCTGGTCTCGCCCGCCCCCGGTCAGGCCGCGCGGATGCCGTTCTGGAAGGGCGACCAGCTGGGCCGACCGGTGGAGCTGGGCCGGGCCATCGGCGCCCGGGTGCGCACCCTGCTGCGGCAGAGCGACGAGGCGGCGCTGGCCGCGCTGCGCGAGGGCGGCCTGGACGACTGGGCCGCCGGCAACCTGATGGCCTACCTGCGCGACCAGCGCGAGGCCACCCGCTCGCTGCCCGACGACCGGACGATCGTGGTCGAACGGTTCCGCGACGAGCTGGGCGACTGGCGGCTCGCCGTGCACAGTGTCCTCGGCGCCCGGGTCAACGGCCCCTGGGCGCTCGCCGTCGGCCGTCGGCTGGCCGAGCGGTACGGGGTGGACGCCCAGGTGATGCCCTCCGACGACGGCATCGTGGTGCGCCTACCGGACACCGCCGACGAGCCACCCGGCGCCGACGTGGTGGTCTTCGAGCCGGACGAGATCGCCCAGCTCGTCGAGGAGTCGGTCGGCACCTCGGCGCTCTTCGCCGCCCGTTTCCGGGAGTGCGCCGCCCGGTCGCTGCTGCTGCCCCGCCGCGACCCGCGCCGCCGCCAACCGCTCTGGCAGCAGCGACAACGCGCCGCCCAACTGCTCGACGTCGCCCGCGAGTACGCTGACTTCCCGGTCACCCTGGAGGCCGCTCGGGAGTGCCTCCAGGACGTCTTCGACCAGCCCGCGCTGGCCGGGCTGATGCGTGACCTGGCCAACCGCAAGGTGCGGCTGGTCGAGGTCGAGACCAGCGCGCCGTCCCCGTTCGCCCGGTCGCTGCTCTTCGGTTACGTCGGCGCGTTCCTCTACGAGGGCGACGCGCCACTCGCCGAGCGTCGCGCCGCCGCGCTCGCCCTGGACTCCACGCTCCTCGGCGAGCTGCTCGGCAGGGTCGACCTGCGCGAGCTGCTCGACCCGGCGGTGCTCACCGAGACCGATCGGCAGCTGCGGTGGCTGACCGAGCAACGCCGCCCCCGCGACGCCGAGGACGTCGTCGAGCTGCTGCGGGTTCTCGGTGACCTGAGCGATGCCGAGTTGACCGAGCGGGGGGTGCCGGAGGCCTGGCTGACCGAGCTGGAGGCGACCCGCCGGGTGCTGCGCGTCCGGATCGCCGCTGAGCAGCGCTGGGTGGGCGTCGAGGACGCCGCCCGGCTGCGCGACGCCCTCGGCGTGGCGTTGCCGGTCGGGGTGGCCGAGGCGTACCTCGCCCCGGTGGCCGATCCGCTCGGCGACCTGGTGGCCCGCTACGCCCGCACCCACGGGCCCTTCGCGGCAGCCAGTTGCGCAGCCCGCTTCGGGCTCGGCGTGTTCGTCGTCGAGCAGGCGTTACGCCGGCTCGGCGCGACCGGACGGGTGGTCTCCGGGGAGTTCACCCCGGACTCGGCCGGTGCCCAGTGGTGCGACGCCGAGGTGCTGCGGATGCTGCGCCGCCGCTCGCTCGCGGCGCTGCGCCGGGAGATCGAGCCGGTGCCGCCCCGGGCGCTCGCCACCTTCCTGCCCCGCTGGCAGCAGGTCGGCTCCTCCGGCCGAGGTGTGGAGGCGCTCGCCGCGACGGTGGAGCAGTTGCAGGGCGCGGCGGTGCCGGCGTCCGCCCTGGAGCGGCTGGTGCTGCCCGGTCGGGTCGCCGACTACTCCCCCGCCCAGCTCGACGAGCTGTGCGCCAGCGGGGAGGTGCTGTGGGCGGGTTCCGGCGCGATCTCCGGGGGTGACGGCTGGGTGACCCTCGCGTACGCGGATGCCGCACCGCTGCTGCTCCCGCCGCCGGACGAGGCGTTGACCCGTACCCCGTTGCACGACGCGGTGCTCGACGCGCTCGGCGACGGGCAGGCGCTGTTCTTCCGGGCGTTGGCCGACCGGGTCGGGTCGACCGACGACGCCGCGCTGACCACGGTGATCTGGGACCTGGTCTGGGCCGGGCACCTCACCAACGACACCCTCGCCCCGCTGCGCGCAGTGCTCGGCGCGGGCGGTGCGCACCGCTCGCGGCCGTCCGCGCCACGCACCCGTTACCGGCGTCCGGGTCGGGTGGCACTGCCCAGCCGGAGTGGCCCGCCGACCGTCGCCGGTCGGTGGTCTCGCCTGCCGGAGCGGGACGTCGACCCCACCCGACGGGCCGCCGCGCTCGCCGACGTCCTGTTGGAACGACACGGGGTGGTCACCCGAGGCGCGGTGATGGCCGAGCAGGTGGTCGGCGGTTTCTCGGCGGTCTACCCGGTGCTGTCGGCCCTGGAGGAGCGTGGCGCGGCCCGCCGGGGTTACTTCGTCGAAGGGCTGGGCGCGGCGCAGTTCGCGGTGCCGGGCGCGGTGGACCGGCTCCGCGCGTTGGCCGACCCCACCGACGGCGCACGGGGCCGGGGCGCACCGGCCAGCGTGCTCGCCGCCACCGACCCCGCCAACCCGTACGGCGCGGCGCTTCCCTGGCCGGACCGGGTGCTCGACTCCGGCGACGGGGCCGCCCCGGCGACCGGGCACCGGGCCGGCCGCAAGGCCGGTGCGCTGGTGGTGCAGGTCGGCGGTGACCTCGTCCTCTACGTGGAACGTGGCGGCCGGACGCTGCTCTCCTTCAGCGACGACGCCGACGCGCTCGCCGCGGCCGGCAAGGCGCTCGCCGATGCCGTCCACTCGGGCGCGTTGGGCGCGATGTCGGTGGAGCGGGCCGACGGCGAGGCGGTGCACTCCTCACCGCTGCGCGACGCGCTGACCGCCGCCGGTTTCCGGGCCACCCCCCGTGGTCTGCGCCTGCGCGGCTGA